One genomic segment of Thermovibrio guaymasensis includes these proteins:
- the acs gene encoding acetate--CoA ligase, with amino-acid sequence MAEERLDHLLQKETVIYPPKEFVERANVKDYEAEYKRFLDNPEKFWAEVAEKLFWYEKWEKVLEWNYPYAKWFVGGKTNITVNALDRHVKNGKRNKVAFFWEDELGNKKVVTYGELYRLVNRFANALRAAGIKKGDRVVIYMPLVIEQIVAMLACARIGAVHSVVYAGFSVPALRHRIEDAEAKMVITADVTIRRGRAIPLKRIVDEAILDLPFVEQVVVLRRLEPKVDLIGEKEVDFYEFMDGHLDYCEPEVMDSEDPLFILYTSGSTGKPKGVLHTTGGYMVGTYYSMKTVFDLKEDDIYWCTADPGWITGHSYIVYGPLVAGATQVIAEGAPNYPDYGRWWRIIEEYGVNIFYTAPTAIRMFMRAGEEWPNKYDLSSLRLLGSVGEPINPEAWLWYYRVIGKEKCPIVDTWWQTETGSVMITTIDGLPMKPGKAGKPVPGVIADVVDKEGNPIEPNKGGFLVIRNPWPTMMRTIWKNPERYEQYWNTIPNCYTAGDVAVKDKDGYIMILGRADDVINVSGHRIGTMEVESALVSHPAVAEAAVIGKPDPVKGETIKAFVILKEGYSASDKLVEDLKYHVRMELGALAVPSEIEFVDKLPKTRSGKIMRRVLKAKELGIDPGDLSTLED; translated from the coding sequence GGCCGAGGTGGCCGAAAAGCTCTTCTGGTACGAGAAGTGGGAAAAGGTTTTAGAGTGGAACTACCCTTACGCTAAGTGGTTTGTTGGCGGGAAGACAAACATTACTGTAAACGCACTTGACCGCCACGTTAAGAACGGTAAGCGTAACAAAGTTGCCTTCTTCTGGGAGGATGAGCTCGGAAACAAGAAAGTTGTTACCTACGGGGAGCTTTACCGCCTTGTCAACAGGTTTGCAAACGCCTTAAGGGCCGCTGGAATCAAGAAGGGAGACAGGGTAGTTATCTACATGCCTCTTGTCATTGAGCAAATTGTTGCAATGCTTGCCTGTGCCCGTATAGGTGCTGTTCACTCTGTAGTTTACGCAGGCTTCAGCGTTCCGGCTCTAAGGCACAGGATTGAGGACGCAGAAGCCAAGATGGTAATTACTGCAGACGTTACAATTAGGCGTGGAAGGGCTATTCCTCTTAAGAGGATTGTTGATGAGGCCATCCTTGATCTTCCATTTGTTGAGCAGGTTGTAGTTCTAAGGAGACTTGAGCCAAAAGTTGACCTCATCGGTGAAAAGGAAGTTGACTTCTACGAGTTTATGGACGGCCACCTTGACTACTGCGAGCCTGAGGTTATGGACTCAGAAGACCCCCTCTTTATCCTCTACACTTCAGGTTCAACCGGTAAGCCAAAGGGGGTTCTTCATACGACCGGTGGTTACATGGTTGGAACTTACTACTCAATGAAGACCGTATTTGACCTGAAAGAGGACGATATTTACTGGTGTACTGCAGACCCCGGCTGGATTACAGGACACAGCTACATAGTTTACGGTCCACTCGTTGCAGGTGCTACTCAGGTTATTGCTGAGGGAGCTCCAAACTACCCAGACTACGGACGCTGGTGGAGAATCATTGAGGAGTACGGAGTAAACATCTTCTACACTGCTCCAACTGCAATCAGGATGTTCATGAGGGCTGGAGAGGAGTGGCCCAACAAGTACGATCTCTCATCCCTAAGGCTACTTGGTTCTGTTGGTGAACCGATCAACCCAGAGGCATGGCTCTGGTACTACAGGGTAATTGGTAAGGAGAAGTGCCCAATCGTTGACACCTGGTGGCAGACGGAGACAGGTTCAGTAATGATTACAACAATTGACGGCCTCCCGATGAAGCCAGGTAAGGCTGGAAAGCCTGTTCCGGGAGTTATTGCCGACGTTGTTGACAAAGAGGGTAACCCTATTGAGCCAAACAAGGGTGGATTCCTCGTCATCAGGAATCCATGGCCTACAATGATGAGGACTATCTGGAAGAACCCAGAACGCTACGAGCAGTACTGGAATACTATTCCCAACTGCTACACAGCAGGTGACGTTGCAGTTAAGGATAAGGACGGCTACATAATGATCCTCGGCCGTGCCGACGACGTAATAAACGTTTCCGGTCACAGGATTGGAACTATGGAAGTTGAGTCAGCCTTAGTTTCCCACCCTGCAGTAGCCGAGGCTGCGGTTATCGGTAAGCCAGACCCTGTTAAGGGAGAGACGATTAAGGCCTTCGTAATCCTTAAAGAGGGCTACTCTGCTTCTGATAAGCTTGTTGAGGACCTTAAGTACCACGTAAGGATGGAGCTTGGAGCTCTAGCAGTTCCTTCTGAGATTGAGTTCGTTGATAAGCTTCCTAAGACCAGAAGTGGAAAGATTATGAGAAGGGTCCTTAAAGCTAAAGAGCTCGGTATTGACCCAGGAGACCTTTCAACTCTTGAAGACTAA
- a CDS encoding MBL fold metallo-hydrolase: protein MTINITPQLSPTEDAVLYDDKKHKVVYLGTKGIDKGSVDVLSYLLIDNEEAILIDPGGYYLFPHMVQKVSKYVTLDQVKFLYFCHQDPDVCGSIPMWKDVCPQAKIAIGELWVRFLPHFGVEDIEDSVFPIPAEGTTLPVGKFHVEVIPAHYLHSPNHFSLYDPVSKFLFSGDIGIALGNFNYLVVNDWISHLDYLYTPHRILMANNKALRAWLSKVKKLDIEAILPQHGAIIPKNSVEYFFKFLENLKCGTDLISI, encoded by the coding sequence ATGACTATAAATATAACTCCTCAGCTTTCTCCTACTGAAGATGCCGTTCTTTACGATGATAAAAAACACAAAGTTGTTTACCTTGGAACTAAAGGTATTGATAAAGGCTCCGTTGATGTCCTTTCTTATCTTCTGATAGATAACGAAGAGGCTATTCTTATAGACCCGGGAGGGTATTATCTGTTTCCCCATATGGTTCAGAAAGTTTCAAAGTATGTAACTTTAGACCAGGTAAAGTTCCTGTACTTCTGCCACCAAGACCCAGACGTGTGCGGTTCTATACCTATGTGGAAGGACGTTTGTCCTCAGGCGAAGATTGCTATTGGTGAACTTTGGGTAAGGTTCCTTCCCCACTTTGGCGTTGAGGATATTGAGGATAGCGTTTTTCCAATACCAGCGGAAGGGACTACCCTTCCTGTTGGAAAGTTTCACGTTGAAGTAATTCCCGCCCATTATCTCCACTCTCCCAATCACTTCAGCCTTTACGATCCAGTTTCTAAGTTCCTCTTCAGCGGGGATATTGGTATAGCTTTGGGAAACTTTAATTACTTGGTGGTCAATGACTGGATTAGTCACCTAGACTACCTTTACACTCCCCACAGGATACTTATGGCTAACAATAAAGCTCTAAGAGCTTGGCTTTCAAAAGTAAAGAAGTTAGACATAGAAGCTATCCTTCCTCAGCATGGAGCCATAATTCCTAAGAACTCTGTCGAATATTTCTTTAAGTTTCTGGAGAACTTGAAATGCGGAACAGATCTGATTTCAATTTAG
- a CDS encoding methyl-accepting chemotaxis protein has product MRNRSDFNLELSKALSDLERGILSLSRVSEVIDRLVPQVEDILLTNSSTIGENIEELNEISKNLQDFVESFKPIVEEISKFSSDYDKLLISLKEMNKHLAGIEEVASHIELIAINASIEASRAGESGRTFAIVAKEIRDMAKKTFKLIYEIRDVEKELEPILKKITDNVKAMNELKDKMDNLIVSINRVISVSEELNRINTSQSKVVLELKGLTGVSAAIQKVVSILSAAKRRFADAFTSLFSYFKKSC; this is encoded by the coding sequence ATGCGGAACAGATCTGATTTCAATTTAGAGCTCTCAAAAGCCCTTTCAGATTTAGAGAGGGGTATTCTTTCATTAAGTAGAGTTTCTGAAGTTATTGATCGTTTAGTTCCTCAGGTAGAGGATATTTTATTGACTAACAGCTCTACTATAGGTGAAAATATTGAAGAATTGAATGAAATATCAAAAAATCTTCAGGATTTTGTTGAAAGTTTCAAACCAATAGTGGAGGAAATTAGTAAATTTTCCTCTGATTATGATAAGTTGTTAATAAGCCTTAAGGAAATGAATAAACACTTAGCCGGTATAGAAGAAGTTGCGTCTCATATTGAGCTCATAGCTATTAATGCCTCTATAGAAGCATCAAGGGCAGGGGAAAGCGGTAGAACTTTTGCCATAGTTGCTAAGGAAATTCGCGATATGGCTAAGAAAACTTTTAAGTTAATCTACGAAATTCGTGATGTTGAGAAGGAACTAGAACCAATTTTAAAGAAGATTACAGATAACGTTAAAGCTATGAATGAACTTAAGGATAAGATGGATAATCTTATCGTTAGTATTAATAGGGTAATATCCGTTTCAGAGGAACTTAACAGGATAAATACTTCCCAGTCAAAGGTTGTTCTTGAACTTAAAGGTCTTACTGGGGTCTCAGCAGCTATTCAAAAGGTAGTTTCAATACTATCTGCTGCTAAACGCCGTTTTGCTGATGCATTTACTTCACTTTTCTCTTACTTTAAAAAATCTTGTTGA
- the glp gene encoding gephyrin-like molybdotransferase Glp — protein sequence MDNVYIDFERALEIVLSQARLLPSEKVPIFSALHRVLAEDVLADRDNPPAPVSAMDGYGVRFDDIEEVPVKLKVTEDIPAGKVPSSVLERGEAVRIFTGSIIPKGCDTVVPVEYAEENNGFVTIKRTFPRGSNIREKGEDYKRGTVLLKRGTYITPIEMGILASVNRTSVKVSVKPKVGIITTGSEIVEPGEELKEISQIRNSNAYTLYGLTVEAGGEPVYLGRIDDDREETKEKLTQALEFCDLVITSGGISMGNYDFIRDILPEIGVETLFYKVKVKPGKPVFFGRKGNKFIFALPGFPVSTVVSFNNFVYPFIKKMLGAEKTFRKKVKGILIKDFKRRKSDRTEFARCKYTYDPNSREYRVIPLRRQGSGILSAMTGDTGLMVVPSGVKFMKEGEPVDLILIKEN from the coding sequence ATGGATAACGTTTACATAGATTTTGAAAGAGCTCTGGAAATTGTCCTCTCCCAAGCTAGGCTCCTTCCTTCAGAGAAAGTTCCCATCTTCAGCGCACTTCACAGAGTTTTAGCAGAAGACGTTCTAGCAGATAGAGATAACCCTCCCGCTCCCGTCTCCGCAATGGACGGATATGGAGTAAGGTTTGACGATATAGAGGAGGTTCCTGTAAAACTTAAGGTTACTGAGGACATCCCGGCAGGCAAAGTTCCAAGTTCAGTCCTAGAAAGGGGAGAAGCAGTAAGGATTTTTACAGGCTCTATCATCCCTAAGGGCTGTGATACGGTAGTTCCTGTTGAATACGCAGAGGAAAACAACGGATTTGTAACTATAAAGAGAACCTTTCCAAGAGGTTCAAATATAAGGGAAAAGGGAGAAGACTACAAAAGGGGAACGGTCCTCTTAAAAAGAGGGACTTACATAACGCCGATTGAGATGGGAATACTTGCCTCCGTTAACAGGACCAGCGTAAAGGTTTCGGTAAAACCGAAGGTGGGGATAATAACAACCGGAAGCGAAATAGTAGAGCCTGGAGAAGAGCTAAAAGAGATTTCCCAAATTAGGAACTCAAACGCCTACACCCTTTACGGCCTTACGGTAGAAGCAGGGGGTGAACCGGTCTACCTTGGCCGCATTGACGATGATAGGGAAGAAACCAAAGAGAAGCTAACTCAAGCCCTTGAGTTTTGCGATTTAGTCATCACCTCCGGCGGAATATCAATGGGTAACTACGACTTCATAAGGGACATACTTCCCGAAATAGGAGTTGAAACCCTCTTCTATAAGGTAAAGGTGAAGCCGGGTAAACCGGTATTTTTCGGCAGGAAGGGGAATAAGTTCATCTTTGCTCTCCCGGGATTTCCAGTTTCCACAGTAGTAAGCTTTAACAACTTCGTTTATCCTTTCATTAAGAAAATGTTAGGAGCAGAGAAAACTTTTAGGAAGAAAGTTAAAGGAATTCTTATTAAAGACTTTAAAAGGAGAAAATCCGATAGAACAGAGTTTGCAAGGTGTAAATACACCTACGACCCAAACTCAAGGGAATACAGAGTTATTCCCCTTAGGAGGCAGGGGTCTGGAATCCTCTCTGCAATGACGGGAGATACAGGATTAATGGTTGTCCCTTCAGGAGTCAAATTTATGAAGGAAGGAGAACCGGTGGACTTAATACTAATTAAGGAAAATTAA
- the fdhD gene encoding formate dehydrogenase accessory sulfurtransferase FdhD — MDLYSKHKTLEIVPDSQFELEEFVVTEVPYKVFLNDQLIGSSMVLPCNLEEFGIGFLFSQGYIQKPEDIEGVRVCEKGGIFVYTKNKKVEKKEVIVTSGCGGTGKISRDMLERPFEGVQEYRIKLSEIDELIKETLRRNEVGNLTHCAHACGFWSERGFEAFYADVGRHNAVDKVVGAILLKKLPPRGAIYTTGRLTSDMVLKCARIGIPIVISRTATSSLGLEIAKRADVTLICYARPGRLNIFNRPDRVIREE; from the coding sequence ATGGACCTATACTCAAAACACAAAACCTTAGAAATAGTCCCAGACAGCCAATTTGAGCTTGAGGAGTTCGTCGTTACCGAAGTTCCCTATAAAGTCTTCTTAAACGACCAGCTCATAGGAAGTTCAATGGTTCTCCCCTGTAACCTTGAGGAGTTTGGAATAGGTTTCCTCTTTTCGCAGGGATACATACAGAAACCTGAGGATATAGAGGGAGTGAGGGTATGTGAAAAGGGGGGAATCTTCGTCTATACGAAGAACAAAAAAGTTGAAAAAAAGGAAGTAATCGTTACCTCCGGTTGTGGTGGAACCGGGAAAATTTCAAGGGACATGCTGGAAAGGCCCTTTGAAGGTGTCCAGGAGTATAGGATAAAGCTCTCTGAGATTGACGAACTGATAAAGGAAACCCTCAGGAGAAACGAGGTAGGAAACCTTACCCACTGCGCCCATGCCTGCGGTTTCTGGTCTGAAAGGGGCTTTGAAGCCTTTTACGCAGACGTTGGAAGGCACAACGCAGTAGATAAAGTTGTAGGAGCCATACTTCTTAAAAAGTTACCTCCTAGAGGAGCGATTTACACAACGGGAAGGCTTACCTCCGACATGGTTTTAAAGTGTGCAAGGATTGGAATTCCCATTGTGATCTCAAGAACGGCTACCTCCTCCCTCGGCCTTGAAATCGCTAAGAGGGCAGACGTTACACTCATATGTTACGCAAGGCCAGGAAGGTTAAACATATTCAACAGACCAGACAGAGTAATAAGGGAGGAGTAA
- a CDS encoding formate dehydrogenase accessory protein FdhE, producing the protein MDFETAFRRIKELKRENSIAKEILDLYQNILEFQRTSFERTGINYEELPASLAVEKPLIQIIEKEIKSETISKLFEDFFEFISLFGTPQMKESAKKAKGNRYFSPEKVKESLTGYLLEGKEIPDVPLEFLRLSVLSVTPILLSPVSKKLQEQLTEDFESTNCPYCGSKALIGYLKKEKEGKRFLICPVCYGEWPIKRDVCANCGNEDLEEHYYFIPESKEDKHIRVDICNKCKHYIKTVDERVLSDEGKTCSPLVEDLATPYIDIRLLEEGYEKVTKNLFGF; encoded by the coding sequence GTGGATTTTGAAACAGCCTTTAGAAGGATAAAAGAACTAAAGAGGGAAAATTCTATAGCAAAGGAAATACTTGACCTTTACCAGAACATACTTGAATTTCAGAGGACCTCATTTGAAAGGACAGGAATTAACTACGAGGAACTTCCAGCTTCACTAGCAGTGGAAAAACCCCTCATCCAGATAATAGAAAAGGAAATAAAAAGTGAAACTATCTCTAAACTTTTTGAAGATTTCTTTGAGTTTATATCCCTCTTTGGAACGCCTCAAATGAAAGAAAGCGCAAAGAAAGCAAAAGGAAATAGGTACTTTAGCCCTGAAAAAGTAAAGGAATCCTTAACAGGTTACCTTTTGGAAGGGAAAGAGATTCCAGACGTACCTCTAGAATTCCTCCGCCTATCGGTCCTCTCAGTTACTCCAATCCTACTTTCTCCCGTTTCAAAGAAACTTCAAGAGCAACTAACTGAAGATTTTGAAAGTACAAACTGCCCTTACTGTGGCTCAAAAGCTCTAATCGGCTACCTTAAGAAGGAAAAAGAGGGTAAAAGGTTCTTAATCTGCCCTGTTTGCTACGGGGAGTGGCCGATCAAAAGGGACGTATGTGCTAACTGCGGAAACGAAGACCTTGAAGAACACTACTACTTCATTCCAGAATCAAAGGAGGATAAGCACATAAGGGTTGATATATGCAACAAGTGTAAGCACTACATTAAGACAGTTGACGAAAGAGTCCTAAGTGATGAAGGAAAAACCTGTTCACCATTAGTTGAGGACTTGGCAACCCCCTACATAGATATTAGACTTTTAGAAGAAGGGTACGAAAAAGTAACAAAAAACCTTTTCGGCTTTTAA
- a CDS encoding formate dehydrogenase subunit gamma, producing MLATASEAIRKGTKRYVEKYGALTRLLHFIHLISFIVLAITGLSLAYKWNGLGEFLFGSMKNVKSVHEFFGWVLTISGGLLFLKLLPESTFKPYDFKWLAKLGGYLDPTHKTHAPAGRVNAGQKIFYWFGLIALIVMAVTGFSLMYDLVSKDLRALFLVVHFVVGVLWISFVIIHFYLATIANPGTIWAMINGKVSEDYIKVHNPEWYKELKEKGIL from the coding sequence ATGCTAGCCACCGCTTCAGAAGCCATAAGAAAAGGAACTAAAAGGTACGTTGAAAAGTACGGAGCTCTCACGAGACTGCTCCACTTCATACACCTAATATCATTCATAGTCCTTGCAATAACGGGCCTTTCGCTAGCTTACAAGTGGAACGGACTTGGAGAGTTCCTCTTTGGCTCAATGAAAAACGTTAAATCGGTCCACGAGTTCTTCGGATGGGTGTTAACTATAAGTGGGGGCCTCCTATTCCTGAAACTCCTTCCCGAAAGCACCTTTAAACCCTACGACTTCAAGTGGCTTGCTAAACTTGGAGGCTACCTAGACCCTACCCACAAAACCCACGCCCCGGCTGGTAGGGTAAACGCAGGGCAGAAGATTTTCTACTGGTTCGGACTCATAGCTCTAATAGTAATGGCAGTAACAGGATTCAGCCTCATGTACGACCTGGTCTCAAAAGACCTTAGAGCTCTCTTCCTAGTAGTCCACTTTGTAGTAGGAGTCCTCTGGATATCCTTTGTTATCATCCACTTCTACCTAGCCACCATCGCCAACCCAGGAACCATATGGGCCATGATTAACGGAAAGGTCAGCGAAGACTACATAAAGGTTCACAACCCAGAGTGGTACAAAGAACTTAAAGAGAAGGGAATCCTTTAG
- a CDS encoding 4Fe-4S dicluster domain-containing protein produces MAVKHKYTHAVHALAFVIMGLSGMALMIKGKNLFEVLFGGKKNAELVHKITAWVYLFTNTYLSLKILPDVGIRGNLTPKALFQRLFYWFVFLSLTIMVPTGLILIFRSNFSPKLTLFTMSVHKTFALVLITVTLVHALIRFNKPRILFEKYVELCKKCPEKPCISVCPTEAIKPKDDGSVEFNDIRCIACNKCVEVCPYKVVYYSERGVPLYVKPA; encoded by the coding sequence TTGGCCGTTAAGCACAAGTATACCCATGCGGTTCACGCCCTAGCATTTGTGATAATGGGACTATCGGGAATGGCCCTGATGATTAAGGGGAAGAACCTATTTGAGGTTCTCTTCGGCGGGAAGAAGAACGCCGAACTGGTTCACAAGATTACCGCATGGGTATACCTATTTACAAACACCTACCTCAGCCTAAAAATCCTACCCGACGTGGGAATTAGAGGGAATCTAACACCTAAAGCCCTCTTCCAGAGGTTATTCTACTGGTTCGTTTTCCTATCCTTAACGATCATGGTTCCAACGGGACTAATCCTTATATTTAGGTCTAACTTCTCCCCGAAACTTACACTGTTTACCATGTCCGTTCACAAGACCTTCGCACTGGTTCTGATTACAGTAACTCTAGTTCACGCACTCATAAGGTTCAACAAGCCGAGAATCCTATTTGAGAAGTACGTAGAGCTCTGCAAAAAGTGTCCTGAAAAACCCTGTATCAGCGTATGCCCAACCGAAGCAATAAAACCTAAAGACGACGGTTCCGTTGAGTTTAACGACATCAGGTGTATAGCCTGCAATAAGTGTGTTGAAGTGTGTCCCTACAAGGTCGTTTACTACTCAGAAAGGGGAGTCCCCCTTTATGTTAAACCAGCTTAA
- a CDS encoding 4Fe-4S dicluster domain-containing protein — MISGTMNKNSDLSLVDVNIKRKAILYDASKCTACRGCQGACKQWHDLPAEKTHNWGSYQNPKDLSPKTWLVIRFDEHLKEDGYPMWLFNRQSCFHCENPDCAAVCPTGAMTVRKDGVVFVNHDLCIGCGNCADACPFGVPHIDEKTEKSYKCNFCIDRIDNGLAPACVSACPTGALKYGEREELEREALKRVEKLREKGFSEANAYGVGDYKTNVILVLPFSPDKYSWIPPKPQHTQSVVWWKEVFSPLGALAIGASALGALFHYVTIGPKRVEEITSNEEEK; from the coding sequence ATGATTAGCGGAACTATGAATAAAAACTCCGACCTATCTTTGGTTGACGTAAATATAAAGAGAAAGGCAATCCTCTACGACGCAAGTAAGTGTACTGCATGTAGGGGTTGTCAGGGAGCCTGCAAGCAGTGGCACGACTTACCTGCAGAGAAAACCCACAACTGGGGAAGTTACCAGAACCCTAAGGACCTTTCTCCAAAAACCTGGCTAGTTATCAGGTTTGACGAGCACCTTAAAGAGGACGGATACCCAATGTGGCTCTTTAACAGGCAGTCGTGCTTCCACTGTGAAAACCCGGACTGTGCCGCCGTTTGCCCAACAGGAGCAATGACTGTTAGGAAAGACGGCGTAGTCTTCGTAAATCACGACCTGTGTATTGGATGCGGAAACTGTGCAGATGCCTGTCCATTTGGAGTTCCCCACATAGATGAGAAGACTGAGAAGTCCTACAAGTGTAACTTCTGTATTGACAGGATAGACAACGGTCTAGCTCCGGCCTGCGTTAGTGCATGCCCTACGGGGGCCTTAAAGTACGGAGAGAGAGAGGAGCTAGAAAGGGAAGCTCTAAAGAGGGTTGAAAAACTAAGAGAGAAAGGCTTTTCAGAAGCTAACGCCTACGGAGTAGGGGATTACAAGACCAACGTAATCCTCGTTCTGCCCTTCTCACCTGACAAGTACTCCTGGATTCCTCCCAAACCACAGCACACCCAGTCTGTCGTATGGTGGAAGGAGGTATTCAGTCCGCTTGGAGCTCTGGCCATCGGAGCGTCTGCACTTGGAGCTCTCTTCCACTACGTAACGATAGGACCAAAGAGGGTTGAGGAAATCACATCTAACGAAGAGGAGAAGTAA